The region TAACGCAGGTGCGTTCATTCCCAAGACGACAATACCCGCCACGAAGTAGGATACCGTCATTAAAGGCACTAACTTACCTGCCACTTCTGAGATCCAGCGAATGCCGCCGATTAATACCAAGCCCACCAGCACCATTAACACTATGCCGGTGCCCGAGTGTGAGATGCCAAAAGAGCTACTTAATGCATCTGCCACCGAGTTGGCCTGTACCGTATTACCGATACCAAAGCCGGCTAAGGCACCAAATAAGGCGAATGTTACACCTAGCCACGCCCATTTCGGACCTAAGCCATTTTTGATGTAGTACATAGGGCCGCCGACGTGGTTACCCTTTGCGTCGGTTTCGCGAAAGTTAACCGCGCACACGGCTTCTGCATACTTGGTGGCCATGCCCACTAAGGCAGTCATCCACATCCAAAACAACGCACCTGGGCCGCCTAAGAAAATAGCGGTAGCCACGCCGGCAATATTACCCGTGCCTATGGTGGCCGCCAGTGACGTCATCAAGGCATTAAAGGGGGAAATTTCACCACTACCGGTTTCTGTTTTAGTGAATAATAATTTGAAGCCGGTGCCTAATTTCCGAATGGGCATAAATCCCATTCGCAATTGCAGATAGAGCCCTATGCCTAAGATACCCACGAGCATGGGTACGCCCCATACCACGCCATTTACTGCCGTTAATAGATTGGTCAACCATTCCATAGCTAGACTCCTACAATATATTTAACAGTGAGTTAACACTGTTTTCCTGTAAAAGCCTAGCTGGGATATTAAAAATTGCGCTATAGATTCATGTTTCGGATGGAACTTAAAAAAAGGCTTGCATTAACTGG is a window of Oceanisphaera sp. IT1-181 DNA encoding:
- a CDS encoding sodium:alanine symporter family protein, with the translated sequence MEWLTNLLTAVNGVVWGVPMLVGILGIGLYLQLRMGFMPIRKLGTGFKLLFTKTETGSGEISPFNALMTSLAATIGTGNIAGVATAIFLGGPGALFWMWMTALVGMATKYAEAVCAVNFRETDAKGNHVGGPMYYIKNGLGPKWAWLGVTFALFGALAGFGIGNTVQANSVADALSSSFGISHSGTGIVLMVLVGLVLIGGIRWISEVAGKLVPLMTVSYFVAGIVVLGMNAPALPAAFGTIFEHAFTPVAAQGGFAGAAVWMAIRFGVARGIFSNEAGLGSAPIAHAAAKTDSPVRQGLIAMLGTFIDTIIVCSITGLAIVVTGSWTSGETGASLTALAFSMSIPGGEYIVSLALAIFAFTTILGWSFYGEKCVQFLFGVKAILPFRILWVLALPIGATQSLEFIWLLADTLNAMMAIPNLIALALLSPVVFRLTKAYFADQKALNKKR